The Plasmodium yoelii strain 17X genome assembly, chromosome: 14 DNA segment aattaaccaaaaaaataaattaataaatggtaCAGGATTGGCTTGcataattttgtatatatttaataatcaTATTTCCTCATCGACGCAATTTACGACTTTAATATTCTTCaatttataacatttttcatgttttttCCTTACTTCCACTTCTCCcccattttttcatattaaagattgtaattatttaaatcatcGTTTCCTTCTAGGGCCAAGTCCATTCTAATATTTGATCAATTCCCCCATAAATCATTAACCCccaattaacaataaaatataaaaagtaaaTAGTTCAACATATTTACCATTAAGTTATATTACCACAAAATCAAATTCTTATAATTtgtcaaaatatattactttaTTCGTTCCTTTTCATAGTAATATTCATCCTCATTTTTTCTTACATATTTAgacttaatataaatattaaaaactcCAACTTatcctatatatatttttaataacttgtttactatatatatttaaaacaattctttaaactaataaatattatcaaattattcaaaattataCAAGATTAAATACAATGTAATTCTTAATCCCAACCCAATGCGAGTCCCACAAATATAATCCTAACccataacataaaaattatgcaaaaattacattcaaaaattatttatttctaatAGACATAttcttaacatatatcaatcactattaatcttcgaatcatatattaatgatccattttcttcttttttttttaactttcctcttaaatgtttttgatctcgtttccgaaatccaaataacgaataccaatataaaatgttaagaagtatacgatttttttgttaatgtttgcatatatataatgaaaataatttataaattccttattatttaccttataagaaattcctaaaaaaaatcctattgcaccaaatatcgataaaactataaataagTTCTTTgatatcgacgaacttgatgatgtaacTTCATAACTTTGTTCAGGAGTTTTTTCAGGAGTTTTTTCAGGAATTTGTTCAAAATCTTttacaataattttttttttttctatcgTTGGAAGGGGTGATGATTTGCAATTTTGAGCATCATcatatttctttttaaaattatcataatcagcTGATAAAGTAGACAGCATTTGACTATATGAACTGTTATCAATATTATTAGGATCTTCATtaagtttttcatattttttaacaaattcttCAGCTATTTGTAAACATTCTGTGCATTTTGACTTGTTTACATTACATTCAATATGCATTTTACACAATGATTTAAATCCATTATAAAACTTAGACATATCATTAATATCAAATTTCATTAAGCATTTGTTTGATTCTATTAACTCATTAAAACTATTATATTctgttttttcttttaatgaATTATTACAATCATTATCAGTCTTTTTACAATTAATATGgtgcatattattttctatatgttTAGTATAAATTTCATTCATATTCTTAAACTCTGTAACACCctttaggtttaacatataacttaaccatatcgtAATGTATACAATAAACACTTTAGGTTGATCTTTACTTAAATTACTAATCCTACTAACAATATTTTGTTCAAATAACCATATAAATCCTGCCTTAATCTGATCGATATCAGTCTTACATTCTGCTCCCTTTGATTCTCCATTAGAGCAATAATTCATAACTTTCCCTAAagtattaaattttaaactTGGAGAAGTACCTAATTCATCGggtaaataatttatcaaatgaCCAAACCTTctacactaagaaaacatttaaaaaggtataataaaaatatatgttaatgaaactcttataaaataaagtttaatgaaatatataggtaatacaatatcaaaaaatgtaaaggaaaacatttttattaaaaaaaattatataccaGGCGAGCATCcattgtaattttattttgtgtacaatatgtaaattatgtagtatcatattttatatattttacacttaataaatgacaaaataattaaactttaatataaaattgtatgtGGTCAAACAAAttcttatcatttttattattaatttaaagataatatggaacaatataatacttttaTGGAACTTTAATTCTCATAAATTAGGGTTGTTTAATACATGttttatcatatgtatatataatacaattttgcaTAAATTTTTATCCTTAATAACATTCATATgagaattattataaaaattaaagtgacattgtaatgaatttagaatatatcttcttatacatatgttttaatatagaaaataaacaacatcatatattttgttttaataagtGGTGTCACAAAAGTAATATACTGCAAAAATCGAAACAATTAAGAAATTCATTATtgctataatccttaaaagtatataaatagtaattttttaaaatatgttaaatatttatatacttgtttcttataatatatatatagttttttctaaaattataacatttacaaaataagttgTATTGTTTCATTTTCTATACAAATGACATCAATTTACATTATTtctaattaatataaatatgttcatAACCCATTTTAATGAGTCTAAtcactttatttttattcctaaatattccattttagaaatatactttattgggtaattttataatatatttttccatcttttccattctttaaaacaacaattagcactgaacccgtacttataagcttaaataagtctttgaatgcatattatttttaaaataatgcttGGTAAACATtaacacataaataagtattgatgcaaatttaaagtataatagaaaactatgtttaattaagttattatatttcattttaagaggagagagataagatatatttgctattttaatata contains these protein-coding regions:
- a CDS encoding PIR protein, which codes for MDARLCRRFGHLINYLPDELGTSPSLKFNTLGKVMNYCSNGESKGAECKTDIDQIKAGFIWLFEQNIVSRISNLSKDQPKVFIVYITIWLSYMLNLKGVTEFKNMNEIYTKHIENNMHHINCKKTDNDCNNSLKEKTEYNSFNELIESNKCLMKFDINDMSKFYNGFKSLCKMHIECNVNKSKCTECLQIAEEFVKKYEKLNEDPNNIDNSSYSQMLSTLSADYDNFKKKYDDAQNCKSSPLPTIEKKKIIVKDFEQIPEKTPEKTPEQSYEVTSSSSSISKNLFIVLSIFGAIGFFLGISYKLKKKEENGSLIYDSKINSD